One region of Cyanobium sp. M30B3 genomic DNA includes:
- a CDS encoding photosystem II reaction center protein K, with the protein MAAYALHTLAQLPEAYQAFAPLVDILPIIPFFFLLLAFVWQASVGFR; encoded by the coding sequence ATGGCCGCCTACGCCCTGCACACCCTGGCCCAGCTGCCCGAGGCCTATCAGGCCTTTGCCCCGCTGGTGGACATCCTGCCGATCATCCCCTTCTTCTTCCTGCTGCTGGCCTTCGTGTGGCAGGCCTCGGTGGGGTTCCGCTGA
- a CDS encoding WecB/TagA/CpsF family glycosyltransferase, with amino-acid sequence MAAMATDRRTTVLGVPVDACGDVFAAALALHRRGGGQIVTLNAEMTMAALAQPELGKAIAAADLVIPDGAGVVWALGRQGLKVRRSPGIELARRLLQHGAAHGWRVALVGASPAVMEALVTRLRAEIPGLQLVFTAHGYQGADLWPGLERQLLDARPDLVLAALGVPRQETWIAHLSGRSAGLWMGVGGSFDVWAGVKKRAPRWMGALQIEWLYRLWQEPSRWRRMLALPAFAWAVLRQG; translated from the coding sequence ATGGCAGCAATGGCAACCGACCGCCGCACCACCGTGCTGGGAGTGCCGGTGGATGCCTGCGGCGATGTGTTTGCGGCGGCGCTGGCCCTGCATCGGCGCGGCGGTGGGCAGATCGTCACCCTCAACGCCGAGATGACGATGGCCGCCCTGGCCCAGCCCGAGCTGGGGAAGGCGATCGCCGCCGCCGACCTGGTGATTCCCGACGGGGCCGGGGTGGTGTGGGCCCTGGGGCGCCAGGGGCTGAAGGTGCGGCGCAGCCCGGGGATCGAGCTGGCCCGCCGCCTGTTGCAGCATGGCGCTGCCCATGGCTGGCGGGTGGCGCTGGTGGGGGCGTCTCCGGCGGTGATGGAGGCCCTGGTGACCCGCTTGCGCGCCGAGATCCCCGGCCTGCAGCTGGTGTTCACGGCCCACGGATACCAGGGCGCCGATCTCTGGCCAGGCCTGGAGCGCCAACTGCTCGACGCCCGCCCCGACCTGGTGCTGGCGGCCCTGGGCGTGCCCCGTCAGGAGACCTGGATCGCCCACCTGAGCGGCCGCAGTGCCGGCCTGTGGATGGGCGTGGGCGGCAGCTTCGACGTGTGGGCCGGGGTGAAAAAAAGGGCCCCACGCTGGATGGGAGCCCTGCAGATCGAGTGGTTGTATCGCCTCTGGCAGGAGCCGAGCCGGTGGAGGCGGATGCTGGCCCTGCCGGCATTCGCCTGGGCGGTGCTGCGGCAGGGATGA
- a CDS encoding phosphorylase kinase, producing MASAPAPAPAAVLADPQGRACTVLEELDRQIEAVVLSRQHPITGLLPASTANTVHGNYGDAWVRDCVYSIQCVWGLALAHRRLRGASRRAFELEQRVLQLMRGLLQAMARQAPRVERFKHSLHRLDAIHAKFDTGSGNPVVADDGWGHLQLDATGLFLLQLAQLTRAGLVVVRSSHEHDFVQNLVYYVAQAYRIPDYGIWERGDKGNHGLPERNASSIGLVKAALEAIEGLDLYGPHGDGSHCLVIPHDAIVRLRRALDALLPRESASKEVDAACLSVIGYPAWAVEEAQLAERTRAKIRAQLGGGYGYKRFRRDGHQTVVEDHTRLHYEREELAQFEHIECEWPLFWAYELITACCEERWQEARQWRQRLASVSVNVDGVALLPELYLVPESAVAAERLQPGSQPRQANANVPLLWTQSLTWLGDLLLAGLITPADLDPSGRRRPEPPGAEVVLVALVPGSEAIADALRQRQLPCGHDGADGQGFRIGSPQDLAACLNQVGANPKLGLSGHPPVRMETLATARLYRRPQPGGDGTAPERLAFLPAVLEEGTFYLADDPEQLVDAVVAELRLLQRHWRGQGAPLLLIPIPEGPFAADPQPFLNLAEQLRAGAIDGVRVELDTLAALADRGAWVDLPAAASIPTHASAPVPLPLQESVSQSPLSAAEEQALERDDLSIADLAERLWGSTSLAEQAEVLEQLGRRLGEQTTLPRPDSGGPVALRSLLEEVYRRALAAGDWDVVRRMAGQLELVHPQLEDALTDLLVRQKQVVVGRNYTADSLISTPQDSATIAAMIRRFSGEDGREWMLQQELLLALDGLARHEPRLLSGGLTLQLGQLLLLLTSELAAEEDLNPIDAFERLCQQPPHAIRRRLRAVLADGDHARAALQRKEQLHLSGRVRWTVPDPLEELPRGTCWLQQRMRLGALGRVPRDFFAGVWELLHHCRGIVIGDKLEKRNRLESAPLLKEKTAGERNFASLVEHLLSKIEAPEYRQLCTETLITLMAFVEANPQVRFDDDLALDVVIGHAVRVGWQQQHPEVATEDYGLHKAEAWERFYRASPAACRRWQLQALRELSQIG from the coding sequence ATGGCCAGCGCCCCCGCACCCGCCCCGGCGGCCGTGCTGGCCGATCCCCAGGGGCGGGCCTGCACGGTGCTGGAGGAGCTCGACCGCCAGATCGAGGCCGTGGTGCTGAGCCGCCAGCACCCGATCACCGGCCTGCTGCCCGCCAGCACCGCCAACACGGTGCACGGCAACTACGGCGATGCCTGGGTGCGCGACTGCGTGTATTCGATCCAGTGCGTGTGGGGCCTGGCCCTGGCCCACCGCCGGCTGCGCGGCGCCAGCCGGCGCGCGTTCGAACTGGAGCAGCGGGTGTTGCAGCTGATGCGCGGCCTGCTCCAGGCCATGGCCCGCCAGGCCCCCAGGGTGGAGCGCTTCAAGCACAGCCTGCACCGGCTGGATGCGATCCACGCCAAGTTCGACACCGGCAGCGGCAACCCGGTGGTAGCCGACGACGGCTGGGGGCACCTGCAGCTCGATGCCACCGGCCTGTTCCTGCTGCAGCTGGCCCAGCTCACCCGCGCCGGCCTGGTGGTGGTGCGCTCCAGCCACGAGCACGACTTCGTGCAGAACCTGGTGTATTACGTGGCCCAGGCCTACCGGATTCCCGATTACGGCATCTGGGAGCGGGGCGACAAGGGCAACCACGGCCTGCCGGAGCGCAATGCCAGCTCGATCGGCCTGGTGAAGGCGGCCCTGGAGGCGATTGAGGGGCTGGATCTCTACGGGCCCCACGGCGATGGCAGCCACTGCCTGGTGATCCCCCACGATGCGATCGTGCGCCTGCGCCGGGCCCTCGATGCCCTGCTGCCGCGGGAGTCGGCCAGCAAGGAGGTGGACGCGGCCTGCCTCTCGGTGATCGGCTATCCGGCCTGGGCCGTGGAGGAGGCCCAGCTGGCGGAGCGCACCCGCGCCAAGATCCGCGCCCAGCTGGGCGGCGGCTACGGCTACAAGCGCTTCCGCCGCGACGGTCACCAGACCGTGGTGGAGGACCACACCCGCCTGCACTACGAGCGCGAGGAGCTGGCCCAGTTCGAGCACATCGAGTGTGAGTGGCCCCTGTTCTGGGCCTACGAGCTGATCACCGCCTGCTGCGAGGAGCGCTGGCAGGAGGCCCGCCAGTGGCGCCAGCGGCTGGCCAGTGTGAGCGTGAATGTGGACGGGGTGGCCCTGCTGCCCGAGCTCTACCTGGTGCCGGAATCGGCCGTGGCGGCGGAACGCCTGCAGCCGGGCAGCCAGCCGCGCCAGGCCAACGCCAACGTGCCCCTGCTCTGGACCCAGAGCCTCACCTGGCTGGGCGATCTGCTGCTGGCCGGCCTGATCACCCCCGCCGATCTCGACCCCAGCGGCCGCCGCCGGCCCGAGCCGCCCGGTGCCGAGGTGGTGCTGGTGGCGCTGGTGCCCGGCAGCGAGGCGATTGCCGACGCCCTGCGCCAGCGCCAGCTGCCCTGCGGTCACGATGGCGCCGACGGCCAGGGCTTCCGCATCGGCAGCCCCCAGGACCTGGCCGCCTGCCTCAACCAGGTGGGGGCCAATCCGAAGCTGGGCCTGAGCGGCCACCCGCCGGTGCGGATGGAAACCCTGGCCACGGCCCGGCTCTACCGCCGGCCCCAGCCCGGCGGGGATGGCACAGCCCCGGAACGGCTGGCCTTCCTGCCCGCCGTGCTCGAGGAGGGCACCTTCTATCTGGCCGATGATCCGGAGCAGCTGGTGGACGCGGTGGTGGCCGAGCTGCGGCTGCTGCAGCGCCACTGGCGCGGCCAGGGCGCACCGCTGCTGCTGATCCCCATCCCCGAGGGCCCCTTCGCCGCCGATCCCCAGCCCTTCCTCAACCTGGCAGAGCAACTGCGCGCTGGCGCGATCGACGGGGTCCGCGTTGAGCTGGACACCCTGGCCGCCCTGGCGGACCGGGGGGCCTGGGTGGACCTGCCCGCTGCGGCGAGCATCCCGACCCACGCCAGCGCCCCGGTCCCCCTGCCCCTGCAGGAGAGCGTCAGCCAGAGTCCTCTCTCCGCCGCCGAGGAACAGGCCCTCGAGCGCGACGACCTGAGCATCGCCGATCTGGCCGAACGGCTGTGGGGCAGCACCTCCCTGGCGGAGCAGGCGGAGGTGCTGGAGCAGCTGGGCCGGCGCCTGGGCGAGCAGACCACCCTGCCGCGGCCCGACAGCGGCGGGCCCGTGGCCCTGCGCAGCCTGCTGGAGGAGGTGTACCGCCGGGCGCTCGCGGCCGGCGACTGGGACGTGGTGCGGCGCATGGCCGGCCAGCTGGAGCTGGTGCACCCCCAGCTGGAGGATGCCCTCACCGACCTGCTGGTGCGCCAGAAACAGGTGGTGGTGGGCCGCAACTACACCGCCGATTCCCTGATCAGCACGCCCCAGGACAGCGCCACGATCGCGGCGATGATCCGGCGCTTCAGCGGCGAGGACGGCCGCGAATGGATGCTGCAGCAGGAACTGCTGCTGGCCCTCGACGGCCTGGCCCGGCACGAGCCCAGGCTGCTGAGCGGTGGCCTCACCCTGCAGCTGGGGCAGTTGCTGCTGCTGCTCACCAGCGAACTGGCCGCCGAGGAGGACCTCAACCCGATCGACGCCTTCGAGCGGCTCTGCCAGCAGCCGCCCCATGCGATCCGGCGGCGGTTGCGGGCCGTGCTGGCCGATGGCGACCATGCCCGGGCGGCCCTGCAGCGCAAGGAGCAGCTGCACCTGAGCGGCCGGGTGCGCTGGACCGTGCCCGATCCGCTCGAGGAGCTGCCACGGGGCACCTGCTGGCTGCAGCAGCGCATGCGCCTGGGGGCCCTGGGGCGGGTGCCCCGCGACTTCTTCGCGGGCGTGTGGGAGCTGCTGCACCACTGCCGCGGCATCGTGATCGGCGACAAGCTGGAAAAGCGCAACCGGCTGGAGAGCGCCCCGCTGCTCAAGGAAAAGACCGCCGGCGAACGCAACTTCGCCTCCCTGGTGGAACACCTGCTCAGCAAGATCGAAGCCCCCGAATACCGCCAGCTCTGCACCGAAACCCTGATCACCCTGATGGCCTTCGTGGAGGCCAACCCCCAGGTGCGCTTCGACGACGATCTGGCCCTGGACGTGGTGATCGGCCACGCCGTGCGGGTGGGCTGGCAGCAGCAGCATCCCGAGGTCGCCACCGAGGACTACGGACTGCACAAGGCCGAGGCCTGGGAGCGCTTCTACCGCGCGTCCCCCGCCGCCTGCCGCCGCTGGCAGCTGCAGGCGCTGCGCGAGCTGAGTCAGATCGGCTGA
- a CDS encoding Gfo/Idh/MocA family oxidoreductase, giving the protein MNPVRVGVIGIGNMGWHHARVLSLLKDAELVGVADPDAARGQLATQQFGCRWFADYAQLLEQVDAVCIAVPTLLHHSVGLACLQAGRHVLIEKPIAASQEEATELIRAAEGARVLLQVGHIERFNPAFRELLKVVAGEEVVVLEARRHSPNPDRANDVSVVLDLMIHDIDLVLELAHSPVVRLAAAGGRSAEGPIDYVNATLAFANGVVASLTASKMAHRKIRSLSAHCRASLVETDFLNRTLHIHRRAHQSVSADHGELVYRSDGVIEEVSTTSIEPLYAELEHFLACVRGEESPAVDGLQASRALLLADLIEQCVEQPNLCMSLDQPI; this is encoded by the coding sequence ATGAACCCGGTGCGTGTGGGCGTCATCGGCATCGGCAACATGGGCTGGCACCACGCCCGGGTGCTCAGCCTGCTCAAGGATGCCGAGCTGGTGGGTGTGGCCGATCCGGATGCGGCCCGGGGACAGCTGGCCACCCAGCAGTTCGGCTGCCGCTGGTTCGCCGACTATGCCCAGCTGCTGGAGCAGGTGGACGCGGTGTGCATCGCCGTGCCGACCCTGCTCCACCACAGTGTGGGCCTGGCCTGCCTGCAGGCCGGCAGACACGTGCTGATCGAGAAGCCGATCGCGGCCAGCCAGGAGGAGGCCACGGAGCTGATCCGTGCCGCTGAAGGGGCCCGGGTGCTGCTGCAGGTGGGCCATATCGAGCGCTTCAACCCCGCCTTCCGCGAGCTGCTCAAGGTGGTGGCCGGCGAGGAAGTGGTGGTGCTGGAGGCCCGCCGCCACAGCCCCAACCCCGACCGTGCCAACGATGTGTCGGTGGTGCTCGACCTGATGATCCACGACATCGACCTGGTGCTGGAGCTGGCCCACTCGCCCGTGGTGCGCCTGGCGGCAGCCGGCGGCCGCAGCGCCGAGGGCCCGATCGACTACGTCAACGCCACCCTGGCCTTCGCCAACGGCGTGGTGGCCAGCCTCACCGCCAGCAAGATGGCCCACCGCAAGATCCGCAGCCTCAGCGCCCACTGCCGCGCCAGCCTGGTGGAAACCGATTTCCTCAACCGCACTCTGCACATTCACCGCCGCGCCCACCAGTCGGTGAGTGCCGACCACGGCGAACTGGTGTATCGCTCCGACGGCGTGATCGAAGAGGTGAGCACCACCTCGATCGAACCCCTCTATGCCGAGCTGGAGCACTTCCTGGCCTGCGTGCGGGGCGAGGAGTCGCCGGCGGTGGATGGGCTGCAGGCCTCCCGTGCCCTGCTGCTGGCCGACCTGATCGAGCAGTGCGTGGAGCAGCCCAACCTCTGCATGAGCCTGGATCAGCCGATCTGA
- a CDS encoding HlyC/CorC family transporter: protein MALLVLAALIALLAFFSAGEMALIRLRPSRVQQLVEDGQPGAEAVAKLQRRLRRALVATQLGMVLALVALGWAGRGLAERLGLGGAAALPQAALDLAVFLLLALLASLLGGLAPKAWVLHRPEHSALTLAPLLDAVSRSLAPLLSLVERLACLLLHLLGLPRNWDELVPALSAGELESLIETGGVTGLMPDERNILEGVFSLRDTLVREVMVPRSGMVTLPVEVTFAELMRAVHDTAHARFPVIGRSLDDVRGLLDLRHLADPIASGLLQPDSPLQPYIRPVARVQESTPLAELLPLIRSGQPLLVVVDEHGGTEGLVTVADLTSEIVGEDDNPLEPDTDLISLDAGRWSVAGDLEICELNRQLPLPLPEAEEHHTLAGFVLERLQHIPAPGEGLRWKGYQFQILAMDGPRIERVQIERRAGPER, encoded by the coding sequence ATCGCGCTGTTGGTGCTGGCCGCCCTGATCGCCCTGCTGGCCTTCTTCTCCGCCGGCGAGATGGCCCTGATCCGCCTGCGGCCCAGCCGGGTGCAGCAACTGGTGGAGGACGGCCAGCCCGGCGCCGAGGCGGTGGCCAAGCTGCAGCGCCGCCTGCGCCGGGCCCTGGTGGCCACCCAGCTGGGCATGGTGCTGGCGCTGGTGGCCCTGGGCTGGGCCGGGCGTGGCCTGGCCGAGCGGCTCGGCCTGGGCGGCGCGGCGGCCCTGCCCCAGGCCGCCCTCGACCTGGCGGTGTTCCTGCTGCTGGCCCTGCTGGCCAGCCTGCTGGGCGGTCTGGCGCCCAAGGCCTGGGTGCTGCACCGGCCCGAGCACTCCGCCCTCACCCTGGCGCCGCTGCTGGATGCGGTGAGCCGCTCGCTCGCCCCGCTGCTCAGCCTGGTGGAGCGGCTGGCCTGCCTGCTGCTGCACCTGCTGGGCCTGCCCCGCAACTGGGATGAACTGGTGCCCGCCCTCTCCGCCGGCGAACTGGAGAGCCTGATCGAAACCGGCGGCGTCACCGGCCTGATGCCCGATGAGCGCAACATCCTGGAAGGGGTGTTCTCCCTGCGCGACACCCTGGTGCGCGAGGTGATGGTGCCCCGCTCGGGCATGGTCACCCTGCCCGTGGAGGTCACCTTCGCCGAGCTGATGCGGGCGGTGCATGACACCGCCCATGCCCGCTTCCCGGTGATCGGCCGCTCCCTCGATGACGTGCGCGGACTGCTCGATCTGCGCCATCTGGCCGATCCGATCGCCAGTGGCCTGCTCCAGCCCGACTCCCCCCTGCAGCCCTACATCCGGCCCGTGGCCCGCGTGCAGGAGAGCACCCCCCTGGCCGAGCTGCTGCCCCTGATCCGCAGCGGCCAGCCGCTGCTGGTGGTGGTGGATGAGCACGGCGGTACGGAGGGCCTGGTCACCGTGGCCGACCTCACCAGCGAGATCGTCGGCGAGGACGACAATCCCCTTGAACCGGACACCGACCTGATCAGCCTGGATGCGGGCCGCTGGTCGGTGGCCGGCGATCTGGAGATCTGTGAGCTCAATCGCCAGCTGCCGCTGCCCCTGCCCGAGGCGGAGGAGCACCACACCCTGGCCGGCTTCGTGCTGGAGCGGCTGCAGCACATCCCGGCCCCCGGGGAGGGTCTGCGCTGGAAGGGGTATCAGTTTCAGATCCTGGCCATGGACGGCCCGAGGATCGAGCGGGTGCAGATCGAGCGCCGTGCCGGTCCGGAGCGTTGA
- a CDS encoding fatty acid desaturase, whose product MSSSCTSSYPSKAELLSCLPPELLELNPRKAWRSLGSSLFLSLLAYGLGTQIPLVPGAAPLWVIYGVVTGTVAGGCWVIAHECGHHAFHPNRRVEALVGFGLHSLLLVPYYTWQRSHAVHHAHCNHLEAGETHVPPRADSPIGRLVLALNRRLGPALFGCLSLVNHLLLGWPLYLLFGVASGSDYGSPTSHFWLGRPFRNGRRLLFPDSFRPAMRLSNLGVLAMLVILGLAAMAWSPARVLCVYGLPYLVINAWLVGYTWLQHTDLAIPHFSRGEWTWAKGALQTVDRPYGALLNFLHHGIGATHVCHHVNPSIPHYNAWRGTALLRQRFPLLVRYDPTPIPQALWRIASRCAVVRQASPTGGFFYQLPERSGLEEIAT is encoded by the coding sequence ATTTCCAGCTCCTGCACGAGCTCCTATCCGAGCAAGGCTGAGTTGCTCTCCTGTCTGCCGCCCGAGCTGCTTGAGCTCAACCCCCGCAAAGCCTGGCGCAGTCTTGGCAGCTCCCTTTTCCTCTCACTGCTGGCCTACGGACTGGGAACCCAGATCCCCCTTGTTCCCGGCGCCGCTCCCCTCTGGGTGATCTATGGCGTGGTCACCGGCACCGTGGCCGGCGGCTGCTGGGTGATCGCCCATGAGTGCGGCCATCACGCCTTCCATCCCAACCGTCGCGTCGAAGCGCTGGTGGGGTTTGGTCTGCACAGCCTGTTGCTCGTGCCCTACTACACCTGGCAGCGCAGCCATGCGGTGCACCACGCCCACTGCAACCACCTGGAAGCGGGCGAAACCCATGTGCCTCCGCGTGCGGATTCACCCATAGGCCGACTGGTGCTGGCGCTGAACCGTCGGCTGGGGCCCGCCCTGTTCGGCTGCCTCTCACTGGTGAATCATCTGCTGCTGGGCTGGCCGCTCTATCTGCTTTTCGGTGTGGCAAGCGGATCCGACTACGGCTCGCCCACCTCCCACTTCTGGCTCGGGAGGCCATTTCGCAACGGTCGTCGGCTGCTGTTTCCCGATTCCTTCCGCCCGGCGATGCGGCTCTCCAATCTCGGCGTGCTGGCGATGCTGGTGATCCTGGGGCTGGCAGCCATGGCGTGGTCGCCGGCACGGGTGCTGTGCGTGTATGGCTTGCCCTATCTGGTGATCAACGCCTGGCTGGTGGGTTACACCTGGCTGCAACACACCGATCTCGCCATTCCCCACTTCAGCAGGGGCGAGTGGACCTGGGCGAAAGGTGCCCTGCAGACCGTGGATCGGCCCTACGGAGCCTTGCTCAACTTTCTCCACCACGGCATTGGGGCCACCCATGTGTGCCACCACGTCAACCCGAGCATCCCCCACTACAACGCCTGGCGCGGCACCGCCTTGCTGCGGCAACGGTTTCCGCTTCTGGTGCGGTACGACCCCACCCCGATCCCTCAGGCGCTGTGGCGGATCGCCAGCCGCTGTGCGGTGGTCCGCCAGGCCAGCCCGACTGGAGGATTTTTCTATCAACTCCCGGAGCGCAGCGGCCTGGAGGAGATTGCGACCTGA
- a CDS encoding NUDIX hydrolase: MTVEVALAMLQRHGRWLMQLRDEIPTIVAPGCWGLFGGHLDPGETPEQALRRELLEEISWQPPGLELVMVHHIQRRTAHVFRAELSVPLQQLTLLEGQDMALVSAEELLEGSIWSTHLGTHRPLADGLLEVMQHVLNQQA, from the coding sequence ATGACCGTTGAAGTCGCCCTGGCCATGCTGCAGCGGCATGGCCGCTGGCTGATGCAACTGCGCGACGAGATCCCCACGATCGTCGCCCCCGGCTGCTGGGGCCTGTTCGGCGGGCATCTCGACCCCGGCGAAACGCCGGAGCAGGCCCTGCGGCGCGAGTTGCTGGAGGAGATCAGCTGGCAGCCCCCAGGCCTGGAGCTGGTGATGGTCCACCACATCCAGCGCCGCACGGCTCACGTCTTCCGGGCGGAGCTTTCGGTGCCGCTGCAGCAGCTCACGTTGCTGGAAGGCCAGGACATGGCCCTGGTGAGCGCCGAGGAGTTGTTGGAGGGATCGATCTGGAGCACCCACCTGGGTACACACCGCCCCCTGGCCGATGGGTTGCTGGAGGTGATGCAGCACGTGCTCAACCAGCAGGCCTGA
- a CDS encoding ferrous iron transport protein A, with the protein MPLSNVAQGTRVKLACLPADPVLGQRLRALGVQPGAEIEVLRRGKPGGILHLACGFLEFMLRHEHAREMEVGQA; encoded by the coding sequence ATGCCGTTGAGCAACGTCGCGCAGGGAACCCGGGTGAAGCTGGCCTGCCTGCCCGCCGATCCGGTGCTGGGACAGCGGCTGAGAGCCCTGGGGGTGCAGCCGGGGGCGGAGATCGAGGTGCTGCGCCGGGGCAAGCCCGGCGGGATTCTTCACCTGGCCTGCGGCTTCCTGGAGTTCATGCTGCGTCACGAGCACGCCCGGGAGATGGAAGTGGGCCAGGCCTGA
- a CDS encoding 50S ribosome-binding GTPase, with protein sequence MTTAHRDRRLGRTCHGGSRGQQHEGGAITVALLGMPNTGKSTLYNRLTGGNAQIANWPGLTVELLRGAMPADRSGRAYQLVDLPGIHDLSGSSEDEA encoded by the coding sequence ATGACCACAGCCCACCGAGACCGCCGTTTGGGGCGCACCTGCCATGGCGGCTCCCGCGGCCAGCAGCACGAGGGCGGTGCCATCACGGTGGCCCTGCTCGGCATGCCCAACACGGGCAAGTCCACCCTCTACAACCGGCTCACCGGCGGCAATGCCCAGATCGCCAACTGGCCTGGGCTCACGGTGGAGCTGCTGCGCGGTGCCATGCCGGCCGATCGCAGCGGCCGCGCCTACCAGCTGGTGGATCTGCCCGGTATCCACGACCTGAGCGGCAGCAGTGAAGACGAGGCATGA
- a CDS encoding DUF3122 domain-containing protein, with product MGVSAPFRRQPWRLGALLAVLLALLLVAPGAALALENQRWALRDQAGHAWSLTLLEQGDPAYPPGLRLRLTDRSGTQQLDHSRPLRLRDGLGGDWELANRSNELVPAGEETLPAGSAQFDLAGLEPRPRAELPLALEVPLAVGDPAQLVAGAAAVAALHGAG from the coding sequence ATGGGTGTTTCTGCTCCATTTCGGCGGCAGCCCTGGCGTCTGGGGGCGCTGCTGGCGGTGCTGCTGGCCCTTTTGCTGGTGGCGCCAGGGGCTGCCCTGGCGCTGGAGAACCAGCGCTGGGCGCTTCGGGATCAAGCGGGTCACGCCTGGTCGCTGACGCTGCTGGAGCAGGGCGATCCCGCCTATCCGCCCGGTCTGCGCCTGCGCCTCACCGATCGCTCCGGCACCCAGCAGCTCGACCACAGCCGGCCCCTGCGGCTGCGCGATGGCCTGGGCGGTGACTGGGAGCTGGCCAACCGCAGCAACGAGCTGGTGCCGGCCGGCGAGGAGACCCTGCCGGCCGGTTCAGCACAGTTCGATTTGGCGGGGCTTGAGCCCCGGCCCCGGGCCGAGTTGCCCCTGGCCCTGGAGGTGCCGCTCGCCGTGGGGGATCCCGCCCAGCTGGTGGCCGGCGCGGCGGCCGTGGCGGCTCTGCATGGCGCCGGATAA
- the psbA gene encoding photosystem II q(b) protein, with amino-acid sequence MTTTSLAPSRGGAWESFKDWITSTNNRLYIGWFGVLMIPTLLAAATCFVIAFIAAPPVDIDGIREPITGSLLYGNNIITAAVVPSSNAIGLHFYPIWEASSLDEWLYNGGPYQLIIFHFLIGIYAYLGREWELSYRLGMRPWIAVAYSAPVGAATAVLLVYAIGQGSFSDPMPLGISGTFNFMLVLQAEHNVLMHPFHMLGVAGVFGGSLFSAMHGSLVTSSLVRETTESESQNRGYKFGQEEETYNIVAAHGYFGRLIFQYASFNNSRSLHFFLAAWPVVGIWFATLAVISFSFNVNGFNFNHSVLDAQGRVVNTWADVLNRGGLGIEAMHERNAHNFPLDLAAVPSEPVALRSPVIG; translated from the coding sequence ATGACCACAACCTCCCTCGCCCCATCCAGGGGCGGCGCCTGGGAGTCCTTCAAGGACTGGATCACCTCCACCAACAACCGCCTCTACATCGGCTGGTTCGGCGTGCTGATGATCCCCACCCTGCTGGCCGCCGCCACCTGCTTTGTGATCGCCTTCATCGCCGCGCCGCCCGTCGACATCGACGGCATCCGCGAGCCGATCACCGGCAGCCTGCTCTACGGCAACAACATCATCACCGCCGCGGTGGTGCCCAGCTCCAACGCCATCGGCCTGCACTTTTACCCCATCTGGGAAGCCTCCAGCCTCGATGAGTGGCTCTACAACGGCGGCCCCTACCAGCTGATCATCTTCCACTTCCTGATCGGCATCTACGCCTATCTCGGACGCGAGTGGGAACTCAGCTACCGCCTGGGCATGCGCCCCTGGATCGCCGTGGCCTACAGCGCTCCTGTTGGCGCTGCCACCGCCGTGCTGCTCGTGTATGCCATCGGCCAGGGTTCCTTCTCCGACCCCATGCCCCTCGGCATCTCCGGCACCTTCAACTTCATGCTGGTGCTGCAGGCTGAGCATAACGTGCTGATGCACCCCTTCCACATGCTCGGCGTGGCCGGCGTGTTCGGCGGCAGCCTGTTCTCCGCCATGCACGGCTCGCTGGTCACCAGCTCGCTGGTGCGCGAAACCACAGAGTCCGAATCCCAGAACCGCGGCTACAAGTTCGGCCAGGAAGAGGAGACCTACAACATCGTGGCCGCCCACGGCTACTTCGGCCGGCTGATCTTCCAGTACGCCTCCTTCAACAACAGCCGCAGCCTGCATTTCTTCCTGGCCGCCTGGCCGGTGGTGGGCATCTGGTTCGCCACGTTGGCGGTGATCAGCTTCTCCTTCAACGTGAACGGCTTCAATTTCAACCATTCGGTGCTCGACGCCCAGGGCCGGGTGGTCAACACCTGGGCCGATGTGCTCAACCGCGGTGGCCTGGGTATCGAGGCGATGCACGAGCGCAATGCCCACAACTTCCCCCTCGATCTGGCGGCTGTGCCCTCTGAGCCCGTGGCCCTGCGCTCCCCGGTGATCGGTTAG
- a CDS encoding DUF4079 domain-containing protein, producing the protein MPQALSFVHPLLMWVLLGLMLYSGYLGFKASQIRQVDAAERKEMIPLRYGQRHAALGRWIVALSLLVLATAALGPALQKGQDWARGLHVGLNGLIVLLFGWQAITGIAIVNKLLSA; encoded by the coding sequence ATGCCCCAGGCCCTGAGCTTCGTGCACCCGCTGCTGATGTGGGTGCTACTTGGTCTGATGCTCTATTCCGGCTATCTCGGTTTCAAGGCGAGCCAGATCCGCCAGGTGGATGCGGCCGAGCGCAAGGAGATGATCCCCCTGCGCTACGGCCAGCGCCATGCCGCCCTGGGCCGCTGGATCGTGGCCCTCTCCCTGCTGGTGCTGGCCACTGCTGCCCTCGGACCTGCTCTGCAGAAAGGCCAGGACTGGGCCCGAGGCCTGCATGTGGGGCTCAATGGCTTGATTGTGTTGCTGTTTGGTTGGCAGGCCATCACCGGCATCGCCATCGTGAACAAGTTGCTGAGTGCCTGA